TGCTTTCTTATGGTGTTAATCATCTGATGTTCCCTCTGAATTAATTTGATCCCCAGGATGGAAACCATGAGTCTAGAGGTCCGATCTCATCTGCTGACAGCTCAGCTGGTGTGGGTGGACGACTGGCACATCAGCAGAGCTTAGGTAAATGAAGACAAACCATTTATAAGGAATCATaataaaatcttttctttttaatacttCAAATGACTAAATTCAGAGTTCAACTGTTTTCAGGAGAAATCCATCACCAGGGGGAGAACCCCGGGCTGACCACTGGTGGAAGGTCTTACATGCCAGTGTATGAAACCACTCAAGGAGTGAATGACCCCCGGTAAAGTTCATTCTACTTATCATGCACACATTGTGCCCCTCATTAAGCATATTTCTCACAAATGCAAGAAAATATTAGAGACTAAATTTTATTACTACCCCATTTAAAAGCCAAACTCAGTCATATATAATTTGAACCATGTGTAGACTAGCCAGATTTGAAATTTTAACCTTTCAAATACAACACTGGATTAAAGCTTCTCATCTGCCACATTGGTAGCTGTAACTCATGCTACATTTTTTACAATAAATTGAAGCCACATAAAGTAATTTGTCCAATCAGCATAGCAATCTAGTCGGCTGTATCACTCTGTTGGTTTGTTCTTGTAGTGTGAATCTGCTAATCCATGGGGTTATGTAAAGTTTGGAAACTGGAGGACACCAAATGCTGCATTCTGTGTGATTCACCTGAAAAGTAGATGTGGATGCCTCCGAGTTCAGTGATGATCTTAAATTGTTTGTCCACCCCTCTCAACACCTCTGCACTACGTTCATTGTCCAGATTGTTATGCCTTGGAGCCTTGGCCATAGGTGTAGTGCTGTTGGGTTGTCCTTCACATTCCTGAGAATTCAATATTGGAGGAACACTTTCAGAgaattttttcagattttgcccaaacacacagctcacagaACATGTTTTTAGCTATAACAGTGAACCTCCTACTCTAAGTAAGACAACATttgtctaataggataaaatcATTAAGTAATCAAATTTTATTTCCTGTGGGTCAACTTCAGAGTGacattgtaatgttttgtgttcattattcaacaccatgaCTCAGGAACAGATGTTTTGAAGATGTGAGTGCAGAATCCAAGTTtcaaatttcaacatttctatCCCATTTAATAGTGATATTTCACTATTACTGATGTGACATTTCCTTTTtacttatgttttattttggagaaATAATTTCTCAACTTTCATATATCAGCCCACTTGACTGTCTTACCACTGTCTGTATTTCAGGACAAACAGAGTCATTGAGGATGGCAGACAGCATGCATTTGTACGGTCAATGCGATCTCTGGCAAACCGGATAGCTGTGAGACCCCTGCTGTTCATGGTTGCGACATTTGTGGTGGCTGAAATTGTGGGAATCTGCGTGAACAAGGCTCTGAGAGGCCATCTGCATGAGAATCAGTGTTACATTGTGGTTAAGGCTCTGAAGTTCCTGGTCACCTATGTTGTACAGCCCTTGGTGGTTCCATGCTTTCGCAGGATTAGAAATTACCTTTTTGGTCCACCTGCCACGATGGCTAATGAAATCTAACTTTATTTAAgctaaaaaatataattttaatataTTCAAGTAAAAGTAACTATTGAAattagtagtagtattagtagaaaagcttttcttttatcATTCATATTCTCTGAAAAATGGCCAAGAAATCATAAATTCTGCCAGGGTATGTAAACTTACGAGCACATCTCTATATGTATGCTGGCAGGAAGAGTACACTTGAGAATTGGCGTGGCAATGCACATCAGTTCTATGTTAACACTGTTTCTCCTTGATCAAGTGTTATTAAATACACCATCGTAAGACATCAGCGTCTCCTGAGTTTCTTTCCATCTTCTGGGTCAAAGGTTTACCCAGCATAATATACTCACCTGCAGTCATCAGGCCATTTAGCACCAGTAAATCAGAATTTGCTCACAATCAATatactaaacaaaaaaaaagtctgttgaAAGAATTATCGTACTGGTATCCAATCGATAATCAATTAGCATGCATATCTGTGCTTAATCCTTTCACACATAATGGTCACTACACTGGACAGCCATTCAAAAGCCATTTTCTTGCATATGCATTCAACTGAAAAGTGTGATAACATGTCAAAATATGTTCAAaggggcagccatggcctagaggttggctTGTGACAAAGGGTTGTTGGTTCGatcccctccccctcctgctggaaggaaaaaaaaaatttggctGTGGTGGAGTCAATAATCAACCCATTACCTGCTGATGTGccttgaaacacaaacaaacacacagctcacagGACATGTTTTTAGCTATAACAGTGAACTTCTAAATAAGCCAAAATttgtctaataggataaaatcATTAAGTGATCAAATTTTATTTCCTGAGGGTCattgtaatgttttctgttcattattcAACACCACGACTCAGAAACAGATgtgttgaagatgtgtgtgaagaatcCAAGTTTCAAAATTCAACCTTTTTTTATCCCATTTAATAGTGATATTTCACTATTACTGATGTGACATTTCCTTTTTACTTGTTTAATTTTGGAGAAATCATTTCTCATCTAGCCCACTTGACTGGTTTACCACTGTCTGTATTTCAGGACCAACAGAGTCATTGAGGATGGCGGACAGCATCTATCTGCACAGTCAATGCAATCTCTGGCAAACTGGATAGCTGAGGCTGTGGAACAGATCCCACTGCCCAAGGCTGTGGGATCTTTGGTGGCTGAAGCTGTGGGATCCTGCATGACTGGAGCTCTGACCGGCTATTTGCCTGAGATTTTGTGTGACCTCGTGGTTAAGGCTCTGAAGAGCCTGGTCACCTATAGTGTGCAGACCTTGGTGGCTTTTCGGTGGTACAGGAGTCATGGGCgtagcagatactggcacaccagcctagAGCGCCCCCTGGGGGCTGTCAGTGTGAACGTGTGAAATTGccgtatatattttaatatataagtTGCACCAGAGTATAAGTCGCAGGACCAgccaaacaatgacaaaaagtgcgacttatagtccgaaaaatacggtagAAATTACCTTTTCGGTCCACCTGCCACAATGACTCATAGAATGTAATTATTGAAACTAATGAAATTATTAACtgttaaaataatgacattctTTCTATATATTCAAAGTTATTTTATCACAATTTGTTGGCACAAGTTAGTCTGAATTGCCAAAGGTGGAGTGACACTGTTCTCCCCATCTTTCAGCATGCATTCTG
This portion of the Scatophagus argus isolate fScaArg1 chromosome 13, fScaArg1.pri, whole genome shotgun sequence genome encodes:
- the LOC124069468 gene encoding uncharacterized protein LOC124069468; this encodes MDLFFTSKQKNNNSTPQSQSIQPEELSLPIQCETNPIGVNGVVVCDDQTFPLTSVQSIQPEELSLPIQCETNPTGVNGVVVCDDETFPLTSVQCEINPSGLNGVGVYDDQTCPLTPVQCENSPTDLNEVVVHNDQTCPITSDGNHESRGPISSADSSAGVGGRLAHQQSLGEIHHQGENPGLTTGGRSYMPVYETTQGVNDPRTNRVIEDGGQHLSAQSMQSLANWIAEAVEQIPLPKAVGSLVAEAVGSCMTGALTGYLPEILCDLVVKALKSLVTYSVQTLVAFRWYRSHGRSRYWHTSLERPLGAVSVNV